The Microbacterium luteum genome includes a region encoding these proteins:
- a CDS encoding ROK family transcriptional regulator has translation MLDSLKRHGRLTQIELAGVTGLSPASVSNIVKELTAAGVLHTSFTSRSGRRATLVSLAHSVGLVAGVHFSSRQLNIAIADATRTVVTHTTLPLALDHRHDAELDRLALLLGDLTESLGGSLGDLHAVGLALPAPIDPRTHTVSTPGLLPGWEDIDIAQALTGRIARPVFVDSEANLGGLAEAREGSARDVSSAVYIRVGHTVSGGIVAGGDLFHGASGKAGQIGHITIDENGPVCRCSNRGCLETYVGGPALLSAFPPAEGMHRLSDLLLAADDGDAAAQRVIADAGRHLGVAAASVCNLFDPERIVIGGELAAAGEILMAPMRHALERSALTSPAGLPDIIGASFGDWAETRGAIALALEHVDVGADAVAASA, from the coding sequence CTCCGGCCAGCGTGTCCAACATCGTCAAGGAGCTGACGGCAGCCGGCGTGCTCCACACCTCCTTCACGTCGCGCAGCGGCCGTCGGGCGACGCTCGTCTCGCTTGCGCACTCGGTGGGGCTCGTCGCCGGTGTGCACTTCAGCTCACGTCAGCTGAACATCGCGATCGCCGACGCGACCCGCACCGTCGTCACCCACACGACGCTCCCTCTCGCCCTGGACCACCGGCACGACGCGGAGCTGGATCGGCTCGCCCTGCTGCTGGGCGATCTCACCGAGTCGCTCGGCGGCTCCCTCGGCGACCTGCACGCCGTGGGGCTGGCTCTCCCGGCACCGATCGATCCGCGCACGCACACGGTCTCAACGCCCGGACTCCTGCCCGGGTGGGAGGACATCGACATCGCGCAGGCGCTCACCGGACGCATCGCCCGCCCGGTCTTCGTCGACAGCGAAGCGAACCTGGGCGGCCTCGCGGAGGCGCGCGAGGGATCGGCGCGCGACGTCTCCTCGGCGGTCTACATCCGCGTCGGCCACACCGTGTCGGGCGGCATCGTCGCGGGCGGCGATCTCTTCCACGGCGCGAGCGGCAAAGCGGGGCAGATCGGTCACATCACGATCGACGAGAACGGGCCGGTGTGCCGTTGCAGCAACCGCGGGTGTCTCGAGACCTACGTGGGCGGACCGGCGCTCCTGTCGGCCTTCCCCCCTGCGGAGGGCATGCACCGATTGAGCGATCTGCTCCTCGCTGCGGATGACGGCGACGCCGCGGCGCAACGCGTCATCGCCGATGCGGGGCGCCACCTCGGTGTCGCCGCCGCGAGCGTGTGCAACCTGTTCGATCCGGAGCGCATCGTGATCGGGGGCGAACTCGCCGCAGCGGGCGAGATCCTCATGGCGCCGATGCGCCACGCCCTCGAGCGCTCCGCCCTCACCTCACCCGCGGGCCTGCCCGACATCATCGGCGCGTCGTTCGGCGATTGGGCCGAGACGCGCGGGGCGATCGCGCTCGCCCTCGAGCACGTCGATGTCGGCGCGGACGCCGTCGCCGCATCCGCATGA